One Pseudoalteromonas sp. UG3-2 DNA window includes the following coding sequences:
- a CDS encoding DUF3034 family protein, protein MKWVNCLLLLLCTQSAWAATGKLLATPGVSQVEGSAGGGIVPWAQLAGYASDDEWSMSGFCSRASLSDYQLDVCGVQANLFDRVELSYAQQDFDVDALGLTIEQDIVGAKVRLYGDIVYSDYPQLSVGIQHKSLDDALVANLLGAADDSGTDYYLAASKLHLGAVWGYNWFWNVTLRHSQANQLGILGYGGNDEGTPWQAEASSAIFLSRQWAVGVEYRQKADNLGLGESDWRDVFVAWIPNKSVSVTAAWLDLGNIAGQPSQTGWYVSVTGYF, encoded by the coding sequence ATGAAGTGGGTTAACTGTTTGTTGTTGTTACTGTGCACGCAATCGGCTTGGGCGGCCACAGGAAAGCTGTTGGCAACTCCTGGGGTGTCGCAAGTGGAGGGCAGTGCTGGCGGGGGCATTGTGCCTTGGGCACAGTTGGCAGGCTATGCATCGGACGATGAGTGGTCCATGTCTGGCTTTTGTAGTCGGGCGAGCTTATCGGACTATCAACTGGATGTGTGCGGCGTGCAAGCGAACCTGTTTGATCGCGTTGAACTTAGCTATGCTCAGCAAGATTTCGATGTGGATGCGTTAGGGCTCACTATCGAGCAAGATATTGTTGGCGCGAAAGTGCGCTTGTATGGCGATATTGTTTACAGCGACTACCCGCAATTGAGTGTTGGGATACAGCACAAATCGTTAGACGATGCGCTGGTGGCCAACTTGCTTGGAGCCGCAGATGACTCTGGCACGGATTATTACCTAGCGGCCAGTAAACTTCACCTTGGCGCCGTTTGGGGCTACAACTGGTTTTGGAATGTCACCTTGCGCCATTCTCAGGCAAATCAACTGGGGATCTTAGGCTATGGCGGCAACGATGAGGGAACGCCGTGGCAAGCAGAGGCCAGTAGTGCTATTTTCCTTAGCCGTCAGTGGGCCGTGGGCGTTGAATATCGGCAAAAAGCGGATAACCTAGGGTTAGGAGAATCTGATTGGCGTGATGTGTTTGTGGCTTGGATCCCCAATAAATCAGTGAGCGTAACCGCGGCTTGGCTTGATTTGGGCAATATTGCGGGGCAACCTTCGCAAACGGGTTGGTATGTGTCTGTGACGGGGTACTTTTAA
- a CDS encoding group I truncated hemoglobin, which yields MKRFNFSILALGFLLASGCSSVADDRSLYAQIGGQAGAEQLVDAFIKEIGNDRDILPYFKASNVSHFRRGFLAHLCDTLDGPCEYQGDTMVQIHTGMNINEKDFNKVVDLLINAMNEVGISHPVQNQILARMAPMRENIINI from the coding sequence ATGAAGCGCTTTAACTTTTCTATTTTGGCTCTTGGCTTTTTACTCGCTTCGGGGTGTAGCAGTGTGGCTGATGATCGCAGCCTCTATGCGCAAATAGGTGGGCAAGCTGGTGCAGAGCAGCTGGTGGATGCGTTTATAAAAGAAATCGGTAACGACCGCGATATACTGCCCTATTTTAAAGCCTCTAACGTCAGCCACTTTCGCCGCGGCTTTTTAGCCCATTTATGCGATACTCTCGATGGCCCGTGCGAGTATCAAGGCGATACTATGGTGCAAATTCACACCGGCATGAACATCAACGAAAAAGACTTTAATAAGGTGGTGGATCTACTGATAAACGCCATGAACGAGGTGGGTATTAGCCACCCCGTTCAAAATCAGATCTTGGCACGTATGGCGCCTATGCGTGAAAACATAATCAATATCTAA
- a CDS encoding glycosyltransferase family 25 protein has translation MTAPVFVINMETCKERFDATYERLMQSQVVATRFNATVGKALTLEEVSHWYDAAANRRYYHRDLTLGEIGCYISHMRIWQKLVDENIPYAIVLEDDLHIEPSFAAVLANIASLTDWDLIKLSDNRDNPFFQQQPLNEEFTLGNYRKVPNGTQGYAISLSGAKKLLQRKPFFRPVDVDIQFHSEVNLNLLGIKPYAISEDLGFESEISKLNKGKHSNRSTFLRNLKHRTRMYLERKKTSGQLPS, from the coding sequence CATGCAAAGCCAAGTGGTCGCAACACGCTTTAATGCCACCGTAGGTAAAGCATTAACACTAGAAGAAGTATCTCACTGGTATGATGCCGCAGCGAACCGACGGTATTATCACCGTGATCTGACTCTCGGTGAGATTGGTTGCTACATTAGCCACATGCGAATATGGCAAAAACTGGTAGATGAAAATATACCTTACGCCATCGTATTGGAGGATGATTTACATATTGAGCCTAGTTTTGCTGCTGTGCTGGCCAATATAGCGTCGTTAACTGATTGGGATTTGATTAAATTATCCGATAATCGCGACAATCCATTTTTTCAACAGCAGCCATTGAACGAAGAGTTTACTTTGGGCAATTACCGCAAAGTTCCTAATGGTACTCAAGGCTATGCTATCAGCTTATCAGGGGCAAAAAAGCTACTGCAAAGAAAACCATTTTTCCGTCCTGTGGACGTTGATATTCAATTCCATAGCGAAGTTAACCTAAACCTACTAGGCATAAAGCCTTATGCCATTTCTGAAGATCTGGGCTTTGAAAGTGAAATTAGTAAACTAAATAAGGGCAAGCACAGTAATCGCAGCACTTTTTTGCGCAACCTAAAGCACCGCACCAGAATGTATTTAGAGAGAAAAAAAACATCGGGGCAGTTGCCAAGCTAA